In Sander lucioperca isolate FBNREF2018 chromosome 12, SLUC_FBN_1.2, whole genome shotgun sequence, one DNA window encodes the following:
- the nppal gene encoding natriuretic peptide A-like yields MNPNISVFSLSLLLLLHLVGAKSLSDLQSLKQLLEEEINAAPYYSSEEMEVEGRDGNTVKSVFGAPEQHPWDSSDPSNSALQAAKDNVRARLFKDLMRTSKRSWSRYKKGGLRSCFGVRLERIGSFSGLGC; encoded by the exons ATGAACCCAAATATCTCAGTGTTCAGTTTATCTCTGCTTTTACTGCTTCATCTGGTAGGAGCCAAATCCCTTTCTGATCTACAG AGTTTAAAGCAGCTTCTAGAAGAGGAGATCAACGCCGCGCCGTATTACTCCTCCGAGGagatggaggtggaggggagagATGGAAACACAGTCAAGTCGGTGTTCGGAGCTCCAGAGCAGCACCCGTGGGACTCCTCCGACCCCAGCAACTCGGCACTGCAGGCGGCCAAAGACAACGTCCGAGCGCGTCTCTTCAAAGATCTGATGAGGACCTCCAAGCGCTCGTGGAGCCGGTACAAGAAGGGCGGGCTGAGGAGCTGCTTCGGTGTCCGCCTGGAGAGGATCGGTTCCTTCAGTGGACTGGGATGCTGA